GTCCGTGCGGTCCAGCAGCGCAGTCGACGCCCCGTACAGCACCTCCAGCAGCCCGACCTCCAACTCGCCTTCCAGCACGCTCGCGCATTCGTCCAGCGCCGCCTTGAATACCGGCTCGCACTGGTACAGCTCCCGGCCCATTCCCCCATATTGCGAACCCTGGCCCGTGAACAGCATCGCCACCCGAGGCCGGCGATTCCGGTACACCCCGCGCAACAGCGCTGGCTGTTCGCCACCCTCGCCGAACCCACGCAGCCGCGACACCAGCTCCGCTCGCTCGCGCACCACCCATGCCGCGCGCTGCTCGAACGCGCTGCGCCCCGTGTTCGCCGTGTAGCAGATCGACGCCAGATCCGCCGAGCCTTGCTCCACAAACGAGGCATAACGCTTCGACAGCGCGCGCAGGGCTTCCTCGCTGCGCGCCGACAGCGTCAGCACCTGCGCGCCGCGGCCCGTGCTCACCGCCTCGCGCACCACCTCCGGTACCGATTCCAGGATCGCGTGCGCATTCGTACCGCTGAAGCCGAACGAACTCACGCCGATCATCTTTAGCGGTGCGTCGTTTTCCATCAAACGCGTCGGCACCGCCAGCCCGCTGCCGGCCCAGTCGAAACGGGGGTTCGGATCCGCGAAGTTGAGGCTCGCGGGTACTCGCTGGTGCTGGAGCATCAGCACCGATTTGATCAGCCCCGCGATGCCCGCGGCGGCCTCCAGATGGCCGATGTTGGTTTTCACCGAACCGACAAGCAGCGGCTGCTGCGCGGTGCGTCCGCGCCCGTAGACCTTCGACAGCGCGGCCAGCTCAATCGGGTCGCCGAGCGGGGTGCCCGTGCCATGCGCCTCGACATAGCCAACCGCACCGGCTTCGACGCCGGCGTCCTTCAGCGCGGCTTCCAGCAGGCGCTCCTGCGCCCGGCCGTTCGGCACGGTCAGCCCGCTGCTCGCGCCGTCATGATTGATCGCCGTGCCGCGAATCACCGCCAGGATCCGGTCACCATTCGCGCGCGCGTCGTCGAGCCGCTTCAGCACGATCACGCCGGCCCCTTCGCCCCGCAGATAGCCGTCGGCTGCCGCATCGAACGTGTGGCAGCGGCCGGTCCGCGACAGCGCCCGGATCTTGCAGCAGAACACCGTGGACAGCGGCGACAGCATCAGCGCGACGCCGCCCGCGAGCGCCATGCCGCATTCACCCATGCGCAGGCTCTGGCACGCCTGGTGGACCGCGACCAGGCTCGCCGAGCACGCCGTGTCGACAAGCATCGTCGGCCCCTCGACGCCAAGCACGTAGGCGAGCCGGCCCGCCGCGATGCTCGGTGTGTTGCCGAGGCCCGCGTACGCATCGACACGCCGCGCGTCACGCCCAAACGCGAGCCGCTCGTAATCATGCCAGCTCACGCCCATGAAAACGCCGCACGAGGCCCCCCGAACCGCGCTCGGCGCGATTCCGGCGTGCTCGAGCGCTTCCCAGCCCACCTCCAGCAACAGCCGTTGCTGAGGATCGAGCGACACGGCCTCGCGCTCCGAGATGCCGAAGAACGCCGGGTCAAAGCCGTCCACCGCATCCAGGAAACCGCCGCGCCGCACGTACATCTTGCCCGGTGCCTCCGGATCGGGATCGAAGAAATGGTCAATGTCCCAGCGGTCCGCGGGACTCTCCGTCGTCACGTCCCGACCGTTCGATAGGACCTCCCAGAAGGCGTCCGGGCCCGCGACGTCGTGCGGAAAACGGCAGCCGATGCCGACGATCGCGATTGGCTGGCGCTGGGCCCGCTCGAGTGCCTCAACCCGCTCGCGCGCGAGCTTGAGCGCCTGCGCGATCCGTTGCTGTGTGGTAGTCACCTTGATGTCCCCATATCAGTGCGCGTGCCGCTCAACGGCGCAGCGACGCCTCGAGGCGCGCCAGTTCCGCATCGACATCGTCCACGGCTTCCGCGGCCGCCGGCTCCGGACTCCCGATCCCCGCCGCCGGCACGGCTTCGTCCGCCGCCGGCGCGCGCGCAGCCTTTAGCCGCTCGAACAGGAAGTCGGCGCCGAGTTCGACGTTGCCGTAGTCGAACGCGAAGGTCGCCGGCAATGACAGTCTCAGGTCGCGCTGCACCTTGCTGCGAAACTCGACGGCGGCCAGCGAATCCAGCCCGAGTTCCAGGAAGCCACGAGTCGGCGCGACCTCCTCGGCGGAGCGGCCGAGCATCACCGCGATCTGCGCCTGCAGATAGATCGCCAGCGCGTCGCGCAAGGCCGGCAGCGCCAGCGCGTCGAAGCGGTCGCGCTCGTCGTGGGTCGCGACGCGTGCGGTGTCGGCCGCCTCCGTCGGGAGCCAGTCGGCGAGCAGCTTGCGCACGCCTTCGGACGGTTCCGTCTGCGCGTAGCGCTGCCAGTCGTCGTTACCGATCACGACCGTGGCCACGTCGGCGCGCCGTGCCGCTTCGATGTGTTTCAGAAGCTCGTCCGGCGCCAGCAGCTGCAGGCCGCGCGCGGTGGCCTTGTCGCGATGCGCGCGATCGAGCGAGGCTGCCATGCCGACTTCCGCGAACGGCCCCCACTGGATACTCGTTGCCGGCAGCCCGAGAGTGCGGCGGGCACCGACGAGCGCGTCGAGGTATGCGTTCGCCGCCGCATAATTTGCCTGCCCGGCAGTACCGAACAGCGCGCTGATTGACGAGAAACAGACGAAGCAGTCGAGCGGCGCGTCGAGGCTCAGTGCATGCAGGTTGAGTGCGCCCGCGACCTTCGCGTGGAGCGGCACCGCAAACTCCGCCCAGGATTGGCCGCCCAGCACCCCGTCGCGCAGCGCGCCGGCCGCATGGAAGATGCCCTTAAGCGGAAACGGGCCGGATAGCACGGTCTCATGCCATGCGAGGCGCATCGCCGCAGGATCGGCGACGTCGCAGCGAGCCAGATCGACCGTGCAGCCCAGCTGACGCAGTGCGTCGATTGCGGTGGTCGCGGCAGCGTCAGGGGCGCCGCGCGACATCAGCACGAGCCGCTTGACGCCGGCCTTCGCGAGTTGCTGCGCAAGGCGCAAGCCCAGGCCGCCCAGCCCGCCAGTGATCAGATAGCTGCCGTTCGACTCCAGCGAAGGCGCGTCCCGGCGGGCTGGTTTCACGCGCCCAAGGCGGGCGGCATGCACCGCGCCGTCCCGAATCGCAAGCTGCAGTTCGTCAGGTGCGGCGTGCAGCAGCGGCGCCAGTGCGGCGGCCGGGTCGGCCGTCGCCGGATCCAGGTCGATCGTACGGCACCCCCATTCCGGATGCTCGGCAGCGACTACGCGCGCGAGTCCGATCAGCGTCGCCTGTGCCGCGCGCTCAACGTTCAGCGTACCGCCAGGCTCTTGCGCGCCACGGGTGATGAAGTTCACCCGAACCGGTCTGTCGACCTGCGTCAAGGCGCCGACGAGTGCGAGTGCGCCACCGCACAGCTGCGCTTGAACGGCGAGCGCATCGGCCGGCACCTCGGCCCCCACGCCGAGGTCCAGCGCGCGCAGGTCCACGACCTGCAGTGTGCCCTGGCCCGCACGCGCCGCGGCCGCGCGCAGCGTGTCACGCCATGCCGCCTCGCTCGCCGGATCGGCCAGCGCCACGGTCAGTTCGTCGCTGGTGTGCGATGCCGCATCGATTCGCAGGCAGCGCACACCCACGCCGCGCAATCGGGCGGCCAGCGCCGCACCGGCTCCCGCGCCGTCGCCGGCGATCAGCACGCAGTCGTCGGCCGGCAGCGGCGAAATCACCAGATCGTCGAGGCGCTGCCAACGGGGCGCGAACAGACGATCCGTTCCGTCACCCTGCAACAGCGTATGCACCGCGCTTCGATGCAAACGGCGCACCTCGAAGCCACGCACGTGCGCAATCACACGCCCCGAGTCCTCGAACACCCGGATATCCGCAGTCACGCCGTTTTCTTCACCCTCACCTTGTCGGACGATCCGTGCATGGACCCACAGGCGGTCGGTGGTGGGGCGGCCGTACAGACGATAGCTGTCGATGCTGAACGGCACATAGATGTAGTCCGTCTTCAGCAACTCCTCGGTTGCGAACTGCCAGCAGCTGTTGAGCAGTTGGAAACCCGATTCGACGAGGCCGGCGTGGAACGGCCCGTCGATCGGTTCGAGCAGCGCCGGCAAGCGCGTGCGACACAGCGCCTCCGCGTCACCGCGCCAGATCTCGTCGATCCATCGGAATGAATTGCCCGTGTCCATGCCGGGAATCCACACTTTTGAATAGAAATCGGCGCCCGACAGGTAGTCCGCGCAGCGCGCCTTGACCCCCTCCAGCTCCGATGCGTCCGGAGCCGGCGGCAGCGCGCGCGGGCCGCGAATGCTGCGGGCCTCGACATGCAGGGTCCACGCCGCGTCGTCGGCGGGATCGCGTTGCGGTGCGAGCGTGACCATCTCGATCGCATGCGACTGACCGGCCGCCGGCCGCATCACGATCTGCACCGAGCGCCGTCCCGCCTCGGGCATCACAAACGGCCGCAGGAACAGAATTTCGTCAACGACGCAGCCGGCCTCGCCGTAGACCGCCTCGGCGGCGGCCAGGAACATCGCGATATGCGATGCGCCGGGTACGACCATCGCGCCAAACAGGCGATGGTGGTCCACATAGGCAGGCCAATCCGGACGGAATTCCGCCTCGAAGCGGACCTCGGCCGAACGCGGCAGCTTCAGGCGCCGGCCGAGCAGCGTGTGCAGGCCGTTCTCTTCGGACGCCGCATGCCGGTGCGCGGATACATCGGCGTGTTGGCTCGCGTCGACCCAGTAGCGCTTGCGCTGGAACGGATAGGTCGGCAGCGCAACCTTGATCGGCCGCTCGACGCGGTGCAGCGACTCCCAGTCCAATACCGCGCCGCGCACATACAGTGCCGCCGCACTCTCCAGCATCTGCTCGACTTCCCCGCGCCCCGGGCGCAGGCTCGCCAACGACACCACCTCGCTGTCCGGCCCCAGCGTCTGCCGCGCCAGCGCCGTCAGCGTCGGACGCGCGCCGATTTCCAGCACCACATCCACCCCATGCCCCACCAGCGCCTCGATCCCGAGACCAAACCGCACCGGCGCACGTGTATGCGCCAACCAGTACCCCGCCCCCGCCACTTCCTCGCCCGACACCGCGCCGCTCACGTTCGACACCAGCGGCATCTGCGGTGCCGACAGCTGCGTCGCCTTCAACTGCGCCTCGTACGCCTCCAGCATCGGCTCCACCAGCGGCGAGTGAAACGCATGCGAGCCCGGCAGCCGATCCGTGCGTACCCCCTCCCGCTCCAGCCGCACGCGCAACGCCTCGATCCGTTCCGACGGCCCCGCCACCACCTGCTGCAACGGCCCGTTGAGCGCGGCGATCACCAGCCCGTCCCCCTGCTCCGCCAGCCGCTCGCTTAACGTCGCCGCGTCCAGCATCACCGACAGCATCGCCCCGCCTGCGCAACGGCTCTGCATCAGCCGGCCGCGGCTCGCCACCAGCTTCAGCCCCGCCTCCAGCGTCAACACCCCCGCCGCCTGCGCCGCCATGTACTCGCCCAGGCTGTGTCCCATCACCACCTGCGGCGTCACTCCCCAACTCTCCCACGTCCGCCTCAACGCATAACCCAGCGCGAACAGCGCCGGCTGCGTGTAGTCCGTGCGGTCCAGCAGCGCAGTCGACGCCCCGTACAGCACCTCCAGCAGCCCGACCTCCAACTCGCCTTCCAGCACGCTCGCGCATTCGTCCAGCGCCGCCTTGAATACCGGCTCGCACTGGTACAGCTCCCGGCCCATTCCCCCATATTGCGAACCCTGGCCCGTGAACAGCATCGCCACCCGAGGCCGGCGATTCCGGTACACCCCGCGCAACAGCGCTGGCTGTTCGCCACCCTCGCCGAACCCACGCAGCCGCGACACCAGCTCCGCTCGCTCGCGCACCACCCATGCCGCGCGCTGCTCGAACGCGCTGCGCCCCGTGTTCGCCGTGTAGCAGATCGACGCCAGATCCGCCGAGCCTTGCTCCACAAACGAGGCATAACGCTTCGACAGCGCGCGCAGGGCTTCCTCGCTGCGCGCCGACAGCGTCAGCACCTGCGCGCCGCGGCCCGTGCTCGCCGCCTCGCGCACCACCTCCGGTACCGATTCCAGGATCGCGTGCGCATTCGTACCGCCGATCCCGAACGAACTTACGCCGGCAACGCGCACGCCGCCCTCGGGGCTCCAGGCGCGCAACTGCGTATTGACAAAGAACGGGCTTGCGTCGAACGGAATATCCGGGTTGGTCTGCGTGCAGTGCAGGCTCGGCGGGATCTCGCCGTGAAATACCGTGAGGACCGCCTTGATCAACCCGGCGACGCCCGCCGCCTGATCGAGGTGTCCGATGTTGGTCTTGACCGAGCCGATCGCGCAGAAGCCGGTGTCCTCGGTCGATGCGCGGAACGCCTGCGTCAGCGCGGCGATCTCGATCGGATCGCCGAGCGGCGTCGCCGTGCCATGCGCCTCGACGTAGCCGATCGCGCGTGGATCGACACCAGCCACCGCGTGCGCCTCCATGATTGCGGCTGCCTGACCGTCGACGCTCGGTGCGGTGTAGCCGACCTTGCCGGAGCCGTCGTTGTTGATCGCCGTTCCCTTCACCACCGCATAGATGCGGTCCCCGGCCGCGAGCGCGTCGTCGAGCCGTTTCAGCACGACCACGCCAGCGCCGCTGCCAAACACGGTGCCCGCGCCCTGCCTGTCGAATGCACGACAATGCCCGTCGGGCGACGCCACCATCCCTTCCTGGTACAAATAGCCGATACGATGCGGAACGTGGATGCAGACCCCGCCGGCGAGCGCCCCGTCACACTCTCCGCGCAACAGGCTTTGCGCGGCCAGATGCACGGCGACCAGCGAAGTCGAGCAGGCCGTCTGCACGTTGACGCTTGGACCGTGCAGGTTCAAGCGGTAGCTGACCCGCGTCGGCAGGTGATCCTTCTCGTTGCTGATGCGGATCTGGAAGGCCGCCGCCGGTGCAGAGTCCGATTCGAGCGGCGCGAGTATCGATTTGTGATAGCCGCTCGCGTCCGAGCCCGCGAATACGCCAATCCTGTCCCCCTCCTTTTGCGGATCGATGCCGGCATCCTCGAGCGCCTGCCACGCGCATTCGAGAAAGATCCGCTGCTGTGGATCGAGCAGCTCGGCTTCGCGCGGGCTCATGCCGAAGAAGGTCGCGTCGAACTGGTCAATGTCGTCGAGCACGAAGCCCGCGCGTACGAAGTTCGGATCGGCGAGCAGCGCCGGCGAGACGCCCGCCTCGCGCAGCTCGGCCTCGCTGAATTCCGTGCGCGATTCGACGCCTTCGCGCAGGTTGCGCCAGAATGCATCGACGCTCGACGCGCCCGGTACCCGCACCCCGATCCCGACCACGGCAACGCTCGCCGAGCCCACCGGCGTCTCGCCCCGGCCGCGTCCGCATGGCCGGACAACGGCACCGGCCGGCTTGCCGCGCGCGTCGAGATAGGCGGCCAGCCCGGCCACGGTTGGATTGCGGAAGAACTCGATGCGCGGCACGCGCGTGCCGAACGCCTGCTCGATCTTCTGCTGCATCTGCAGCAGCAACACCGAATGGCCACCGAGATCGAAGAAATTGATATCGACGTCCACCTCGGGTGTGCGCAGCACATCCCGCCAGATCGCCTGCACGCGCTCGAGCGTCGATCCGTGCGCCGCAGCCTGGGGCGCAGACGACGCCGCGCGGGTGAGTGCCGGCAGCCGATTGCGGTCGACCTTGCCGTTGTCGGTCAATGGCACCCGCTCGATGGGCACGAACCCCGCCGGAATCATGTAGTCGGGCAGTGTGCGGCGCAGACCCTCGCGCCACTGCGCCGAGCGGTCCGCGGCCGCGCCCTCGTCATGCACGACGTAAGCGACGAGTCGCTGGTCGTGCTCATCGAGGCGTTCGACCATGGCCACCGCCTGGCGCACGCCCGGCAGCGCGGCCAACGCGGCCTCGACGTCGCCCAGCTCAATCCGGAAGCCGCGCAGCTTCACCTGGTTATCGAGCCGCGCGAGCCAGCGGATCGCACCGCTCGCGCTCGCCCGCACCAGGTCACCGGTGCGATACAGCCGAACCGCGCGATCGCCGTCGAACGCCATCTCGACGAATCGGTCCCGCGTCAGCGAATCGCGACCGTGGTAGCCGTCGGCGAGGCCCGCACCGCCGATATATAGCTCGCCGGCCACACCGGGCGGCACCGGCGCGCCGTGTGCGTCGAGGATGTGCAACTGCACATTGCGCAGCGGCGTGCCGATCGCCACGAAGCCGTGGTCGCGCACTTCATGCCAGGTGGCCCACACGGTCGCCTCTGTCGGCCCGTAGACATTGCACAGGCGGCCCACCAGCGGACGCAGCGCATGTGCGAGAGGCTGGTCGAGCGCTTCGCCGCCGCATACGGCGGTCAGGTCGTGTTTGCCACGCCATTGCGAGGCGATCAGCAGCCGCCACGTAGCCGGGGTTGCCTGCAGCACGCGCACCCGCGCCTCTTCGATCCTGCTCGCCAGCGCCAGCGGGTCCGCCGTTTCGTCGCGGCTGGCAAGCCATACGCGGCCGCCGGCGACCAGCGGCACGAACAGCTCCGCGAACGCGATGTCGAACATCGGCGTGGTCACGGCCAGCCACGTCTCGTCGGTCTGCAGGCCGCTGCGCTCGAGCATCGCGAGCAGCAGGTTGACGGCCGCGCGATGGGCGACGCGGACACCCTTGGGCTGTCCCGTCGAACCCGAGGTGTAGATCACGTAGGCGATCGCGGCTGGATCGCCATCGCTGAAGTCGGTGCTCGCGTCGTCGCCGGCCGAGCCTTCCAACAAGGCGTCCAGCGTAACCTGCGGGTGCGCGCCGTCGGCCGTCGCTTCCGCGATCACGAGCCGGACGTCGGCGTTCTCCAGGATGAAATCGCGGCGCGCTGCCGGGTAGCCGGGGTCCAGCGGGACGTACGCGCAGCCGGCCGTCATCACGCCGAGCAGCGCGCTGAGCAGATCGACCCGGCGCTCCACGCACACCGCCACGCGCTCGCCCGGCTGGACCCCGCGTGCGCGAAGCGCGCGGGCGACCCGCGCCGCGCGCTGCAACAGTTCGCGATAACTCAGCCGCTGCGTCGCCGTCTCGACAGCGATCGCATCCGGCGCCCGCTCCGCGGCCTCACGGATCAGCGCGCTGACCGTCAGATCGGGAATCTCCGCCACCGGGCCGCGCAGCGTGTCACGCCACGCAGCAAGCGCATGCGCCGGCCACAATGGCAGCTCGCCGACCGGCGTGGCCACTGCATCCGCCAACGCAGTGGCCGCGCCAAGCCAGCTCGTCAGCATGCCCGCGATCGTCGCGGCTTCGTAGCGATCCTCGTCGTAGTCGCACTCGAGCAGGAGTGCGTCCGCGCGGCGGATCAGCATGAAATTGACCTCGCTGTCGACGAACAGCACATCGGCATCGTCCAGCGCCGCCTCAGTCAGCGCCGCCACGGCGAGATCAGCGGGCAAGCCGGTGAACGACGCCGTGACCGAAGCAGGCATTCGTTCGGCGTCATGCGGCGTGCGCTGATCGAGGGCGTCACGGGTCGCACGGAACAGCACATCGGCCGAGGCTGCCGGCGCGACGTCGAGCGTCAGGCGCGTTCGCGCCGGCTCGCTCCGCGCATCGGCACACGTGATCAGATCGAGCGGCACGCTGCGCTGGTCCGCATAGCGGGCCAGCGTCATGCCAAGCGCCGCGAGCCAGAGTGTCGTCTCCGCATAGCCGTCTTGTCGCGCCCGTACGCCGACCGCCTCTGCCGCCGCCGCCGGCACGGCCATATCGTGTCGCATCCGGCGGTAGCGGGGCGTGACCGGCGCGGGATAGTCCCGCGGCAGGTCGAGCGGGGGGGGCGTGTGCGTCGAGGGCGTAGTCGTATGTGCGTTCATGGTCGTATCGTCGTGGTCTTCACGCCTTCAGCGTTGCCAGATAATTCCCGATTACCAGCGCGTCAAGGCGTGCTTCCCGAAATGTCTCAACGGCCTCTTCAGCGGTACGCACGATCGGCTGGCCGCGCACGTTGAAGGAGGTATTCAGCAGGATCGGAATGCCCGCCGCATGCTCGAATGATTCGATAAGCTGATAAAAACGCGGATTGCGCTCGGCGAACACCGTCTGCACACGCGCTGAGCCGTCGAAGTGCGTGACGGCAGGCAACGCGTCACGGTGCGCGGCCTTCACGCCGGTCACGTACAGCATGTGCGCGAAGGTCTCCACTTCGCTGCTCCTGACGTCGAAGAACTCCGCTGCACGGTGCGCCAGCACGGCCGGTGCGAACGGCCGAAAGTCTTCGCGCTTCTTCACCAGCGCGTTGACGCGCGCACGCATCGACGGCGAGCGCGGGTCGGCGAGAATGCTGCGATTACCGAGCGCGCGCGGGCCGAATTCCATCGCGCCCTGGAACCAGCCGACGATCTGCTCGTGCGCGAGGAGCTCCGCCGTCATGCGCGCCAGCTCTGCCGTGTCGTCGACGCGGCGCACGTCGAGCCACGGCTTGTCGAGCGCGGCGCAAATCGCACTGTCGTCCTCGTGCGTGCCCCAGAACGGCATGCTCATCGGCTGCATCACCGCATCCGGGTCGTGCGCGCTCTGCACGTAGAGCGCCGCACCGAGCGCCGTGCCGTCGTCGCCCGCAGCGGGCTGCACGAAGGTGCGCTTGAACAGACGGCTGCGCAGCACGACGCCGTTCGCGGTGCAGTTGAGCGCGACGCCGCCCGCCATGCAAAGGTGGCGCGCGCCGGTGCTCGCCCTGAACGTTCGCAGCGTATGCAGCGTCGTGTTCTGCAGCACGGCCTGCAGCGCGGCGGCAAGATCCATGTGGGCCTGGGTGATCGGCTCGTCCGGCAGGCGCGGCTTACCGAACAGCTCCTCGATGACTCGTAGCGACGCGCGATAGGTCGCCATCTCGATCGGTGTCTCGTTCAGCTGCAGGATCGGGATCGTGTAGAAGCCGTCGTCTTGCAGGCGCACCAGCTCGCTCAGCTTCGCGAAGTACGGGCGCGGGTCGCCGTACGGTGCCAGGCCCATCACCTTGTATTCTCCCGAGTTGAAGCGGAACCCGAGGTGCAGCGTAAACAGCCCGTACAGCACGCCGAGCGAATGCCGATGCGACACGCTCGCAACCTGGGTGAGGCGTCCGTTGTGGCCGGTCCAGATCGAGGCGCTCTCGGTCTCGCCCATCCCGTCTGAGACGAACACCAGCGCGTCGTCCATGCCGCTGGGGTAGTAGGCGCTGGCCGCGTGCGCGAGATGATGCGGCACCTGCACGAGCTTCTCGTCCCATGGCCCATCGCCCCAGTGCTCGTTCAGTACGCTCAGTTGCGCGGCACGCGACTGGACCTGCTCGAACTCCGCGCGTATATCACCCGTCTGCGGCAGCGATCCGGCGACGGCATCGTAGGCGAAGCCGTGCGCAATGCGATCGATCTGGTCGAGCCGCAGGCCTGCTTGGGCCAATACCGCGGCAATCGCACCCGCCGGAAAGCGCTCGATGCCCTTGTGGCCGGTGAAGCGCTCTTCCGCCGCCGCCCCGACGATGCCGCCCGGGCCGACCAGCGCCGCGGCGGCGTCCAGCCCTTGCGTGATACGCAGTTCACGGCGCTGGATATCTGGGTAGCGCCGCTCGCGAAACGAAATGGCGCGGTCCAGCCCGCTAATCCCAAGGACATGCATGACGGCCTCTCGTGAAGAAATTCGAATTGTGTCGGGTCAACGCGCACGCTCGGGCAGCGCACCCAGCCTCGTGATCAGATGCTCATCTCGCTCGAGTGTCGGGTTAGGTGTCGTCAGCAGCCGGTCGCCCATGAACACCGAGCCGGCACCGGCCAGGAAGCACAGCGCCTGCAGTTCATCACTCATGTGATCCCGGCCCGCCGACAGGCGGACCACCGATTCCGGCATCAGAATCCGGGCGACCGCGATCGTGCGCACGAACTCCAGCCCGTCGACGCCGTCGGCGTCGGCCAGCGCGGTGCCAGGAACCCGCATCAGCGAATTGATCGGCACCGACTCGGGATGGATCGGCAGGTTCGAGAGGGTCTGCAGCATGCCGATACGGTCGTCGCGGCTTTCGCCCATGCCGACGATGCCGCCGCAGCACACCTTGAGACCCGCGCCGCGCACATGTTCGAGGGTCTCCAGGCGATCATCGAGCGTGCGCGTGCTTGCGACCATCGAGTAGTAGGCGGGCCCGGTGTCGATGTTGTGGTTGTAGAAATCCAGGCCGGCATCCGCCAGTCGCTTGGCCTGAGGCTCGGTCAGCATGCCCAGCGTCACGCAAGTCTCGAGGCCCAGCGCCTTTACCCCCGTGATCATGTCGCACACACGCTCGAGATCCCGCTCGCGCGGACTGCGCCATGCTGCGCCCATGCAAAACCGCTGTACGCCAGCCGCCTTTGCAGACGCCGCGGCAGCCAGCACCGCATCGAGATCCATCAGCTTGCTCGCCGGCAGCAGCGTGTCGGCATGCACCGATTGACTGCAATAGCCACAGTCCTCGGGGCATCCGCCGGTCTTGATCGACAGCAGCTGCGAAATCTGCAACGGACGTCCCCCATGGAAGCGGCGCTGGATGGTCTGTGCGCTGTACAGAAGATCCGTCAGCGGCAGCGCGAACAGCGCCGCGATCTCTCCGTGTGTCCAATCGTGCCGAACCGCTTCGTCGGCGCTCCGCCTGGCTGCGCACGCGCGCCCTCCATCCGACGAGATGTCATGACTCATGTGAATGATTCCGTTGATTAAGATGAAA
This genomic window from Burkholderia glumae LMG 2196 = ATCC 33617 contains:
- the bioB gene encoding biotin synthase BioB, which gives rise to MSHDISSDGGRACAARRSADEAVRHDWTHGEIAALFALPLTDLLYSAQTIQRRFHGGRPLQISQLLSIKTGGCPEDCGYCSQSVHADTLLPASKLMDLDAVLAAAASAKAAGVQRFCMGAAWRSPRERDLERVCDMITGVKALGLETCVTLGMLTEPQAKRLADAGLDFYNHNIDTGPAYYSMVASTRTLDDRLETLEHVRGAGLKVCCGGIVGMGESRDDRIGMLQTLSNLPIHPESVPINSLMRVPGTALADADGVDGLEFVRTIAVARILMPESVVRLSAGRDHMSDELQALCFLAGAGSVFMGDRLLTTPNPTLERDEHLITRLGALPERAR